Proteins from a genomic interval of Leifsonia shinshuensis:
- a CDS encoding glycosyltransferase, which produces MTVDHVLIAVPARDEESTLADCLRSIEIARGAIAVPSSVVVVLDSCTDGSADVARGFADVLAIERDHGNVGRSRHDAVLVGLRGAGVTPSRTWIAFTDADSSVPRTWLREHLRAARGSDAYVGAVVPQLGELDEARRRAWERSHPPGATLGHVHGANLGVRADAYLRVGGFLPLFVGEDVDLVSRLRAARCAVAESERHPVTTSGRLVGRASAGYADYLRGLTP; this is translated from the coding sequence GTGACGGTCGACCACGTCCTCATCGCTGTGCCCGCCCGCGACGAGGAGTCGACGCTCGCGGACTGCCTGCGCTCCATCGAGATCGCCCGCGGCGCGATCGCCGTCCCGTCCTCGGTCGTCGTGGTGCTGGACTCCTGCACCGACGGCTCGGCGGATGTGGCGCGGGGCTTCGCGGACGTCCTCGCGATCGAGCGAGACCACGGCAATGTCGGCCGCAGCAGGCACGACGCCGTCCTCGTCGGACTGAGAGGGGCGGGCGTGACGCCGTCTCGTACCTGGATCGCCTTCACCGACGCGGACAGCTCGGTGCCGCGCACCTGGCTGCGCGAGCACCTCCGGGCGGCCCGGGGCAGCGACGCGTACGTCGGCGCCGTCGTCCCGCAGCTGGGAGAGCTGGACGAGGCGCGCCGGCGGGCCTGGGAGCGCAGTCACCCGCCCGGCGCGACGCTCGGTCACGTGCACGGTGCCAACCTCGGCGTCCGCGCCGACGCGTACCTCCGGGTCGGCGGGTTCCTGCCGCTCTTCGTCGGCGAGGACGTGGACCTCGTCTCCCGGCTTCGCGCCGCCCGCTGCGCCGTCGCGGAGAGCGAGCGCCATCCGGTGACCACCTCGGGGCGGCTCGTCGGCCGCGCTTCCGCCGGGTATGCGGACTACTTGCGCGGTCTCACGCCCTGA